Proteins encoded in a region of the Rutidosis leptorrhynchoides isolate AG116_Rl617_1_P2 chromosome 9, CSIRO_AGI_Rlap_v1, whole genome shotgun sequence genome:
- the LOC139866318 gene encoding uncharacterized protein, with protein sequence MSKASSLFNFPTFTSPSPSPAPSAGPPIDSQSPPPQNDTPPPPRARNDNPRTTSSGFDPEPLERGAAALEKIAKSKEPKKIFELMKKQEETRQAELAAKKAEFKAMQAQAETERQTVIFDEQKKLAQQQAQVKSQMARYEDELARKRMQTENELHRTRNQELVKMQEESAIRQEQHRRRTEEEIQAQRRQTERVKAEQERETIKVKVMAEAEGRAHEAKLAEDVNRRILAERAKLESEKWVSAINTTFEHIGGGLRAILTDQNKMVVAVGGVTALAAGIYTTREGARVVWSYVDRILGQPSLIRESSRGKYPWSGFFTRGLSTLSKVGQKGSNAKNGNAFGDVILNPRLQKRITQLAGATANTKTHQAPFRNMLFYGPPGTGKTMAARELAHKSGLDYALMTGGDVAPLGSQAVTKIHQLFDWAKKSNRGLLLFIDEADAFLCERNKTYMSEAQRSALNALLFRTGDQSKDIVLALATNRPGDLDSAVADRIDEVLEFPLPGEEERFKLLKLYLDKYIAKAGARKPGVFSKFFHKQQQQIEIKGLNDDLIREAAAKTDGFSGRETAKLMASIQAAVYGSDNCVLDSNLFREVVDYKVAEHQQRRNFAGTDEGVN encoded by the exons ATGTCAAAAGCTTCAAGCCTCTTTAACTTCCCTACCTTCACTTCACCCTCACCGTCTCCGGCGCCGTCTGCCGGACCTCCGATCGATTCTCAATCACCTCCGCCGCAAAATGACACACCACCGCCGCCACGTGCTCGTAACGATAACCCTAGAACAACTTCTTCAGGTTTTGATCCAGAGCCATTGGAAAGAGGTGCTGCAGCTCTTGAAAAGATTGCTAAATCTAAAGAACCTAAAAAG ATTTTTGAGTTGATGAAGAAACAGGAAGAGACTAGGCAGGCCGAATTAGCGGCGAAGAAGGCCGAGTTTAAGGCAATGCAAGCTCAAGCTGAAACT GAGAGGCAAACAGTGATATTTGATGAACAAAAAAAGCTAGCTCAGCAACAAGCACAAGTTAAGTCACAAATGGCTCGTTATGAGGATGAACTAGCAAGGAAGAGAATGCAG ACTGAAAATGAGCTTCACAGAACAAGAAATCAAGAGCTTGTAAAAATGCAAGAAGAATCAGCGATTAGGCAAGAACAACACAGACGAAGAACAGAAGAGGAAATTCAAGCACAACGCAGGCAAACAGAAAGGGTGAAAGCTGAACAAGAAAGAGAAACAATTAAGGTTAAGGTTATGGCTGAAGCTGAAGGTAGGGCCCACGAAGCTAAATTGGCTGAAGACGTGAATAGGAGGATCCTAGCTGAACGTGCAAAACTTGAGAGTGAAAAATGGGTTTCTGCAATTAACACCACTTTTGAACATATTGGAG GTGGATTACGCGCAATATTAACTGATCAGAACAAGATGGTTGTAGCTGTTGGGGGTGTAACAGCTCTTGCTGCAGGCATCTACACAACAAG AGAAGGTGCTAGGGTGGTTTGGAGTTATGTGGACAGAATATTGGGACAACCGTCACTAATCAGGGAATCTTCTAGAGGAAAATATCCATGGTCGGGATTTTTTACCCGTGGGTTAAGCACTTTGTCGAAAGTGGGTCAAAAAGGGTCGAACGCTAAAAATGGGAATGCATTTGGTGATGTCATTCTTAATCCACGTCTGCAGAAGAGAATTACGCAGTTGGCTGGTGCAACTGCCAATACTAAGACTCATCAGGCACCGTTCAGAAATATGCTCTTCTATGGCCCACCAGGAACAGGGAAAACAATGGCAGCAAGAGAATTAGCACATAAATCT GGACTTGATTATGCATTGATGACCGGTGGAGATGTTGCACCTCTTGGTTCCCAGGCCGTTACAAAAATACATCAGCTATTCGATTGGGCTAAGAAATCAAATAGAGGCTTATTACTTTTTATTGATGAAGCAGATGCATTTTTATGCGA gCGAAACAAAACTTACATGAGTGAAGCTCAAAGAAGTGCCCTAAATGCCCTTCTTTTTCGCACTGGTGACCAATCAAAAGACATAGTTTTAGCACTTGCCACAAACCGTCCCGGTGATCTTGACTCGGCAGTTGCAGACCGTATTGATGAAGTACTAGAATTCCCTTTACCTGGAGaagaagaaagattcaaacttttgaaaCTATACTTGGATAAATACATTGCTAAGGCTGGTGCAAGAAAACCGGGAGTATTTTCAAAGTTTTTTCATAAACAACAGCAGCAAATAGAAATTAAGGGTTTAAATGATGATCTAATTAGGGAAGCTGCTGCAAAAACTGATGGATTTTCAGGAAGAGAGACTGCAAAATTGATGGCGAGTATACAAGCTGCTGTTTATGGAAGTGATAATTGTGTGTTGGATTCAAATTTGTTTCGTGAAGTAGTTGATTATAAAGTTGCAGAACATCAACAGAGGAGAAACTTTGCAGGTACTGATGAAGGTGTTAATTAG
- the LOC139867348 gene encoding NADH dehydrogenase [ubiquinone] iron-sulfur protein 6, mitochondrial-like gives MALNGGKQGLNMASQFLKALKTPSSSSTSLRPFSGLVNSEITTTHTAKWMQDTTKKSPMELINEVPPIKVEGRTAVCEGDTNPALGHPIEFICLDKSEPAVCKYCGLRYVQDHHH, from the exons ATGGCACTGAATGGTGGAAAACAAGGGCTTAACATGGCTTCCCAATTTCTGAAAGCCCTTAAAAccccttcttcttcttcaacgtCTTTAAGACCCTTCAGCGGCCTTGTTAATAGCGAAATCACCACCACCCACACTGCCAAATGGATGCAG GACACAACCAAGAAATCTCCAATGGAGTTGATCAATGAAGTCCCACCTATCAAAGTTGAGGGAAGAACTGCAGTCTGTGAAGGAG ACACCAATCCTGCATTAGGGCACCCGATAGAATTCATATGCCTTGACAAGAGTGAGCCAGCCGTTTGCAAGTACTGCGGGTTACGTTATGTCCAAGATCATCATCACTAG
- the LOC139869033 gene encoding uncharacterized protein, translated as MEFIPPVLMSNGQKRVVFSAEEVKKGGSAFSLQLYGYFIGTSMDYRVVNAHLRRMWWRYDLKEIIKTAAGFYLCKFKNEKGMKEVLESGPWLVNNVPFFVNQWEPGVWFEKIEPEKVPIWICIHNIPIELWSGRSIGKLVSGIGRPMLMDKVTSERCLSKSGRLGFARVLTEVNAADDLPSFVEFSYPVIGSFPAKVGKLEVTYQWKPPLCTHCKVFGHSFNTCKIRPKTEDEVSAQVLKDALKINNDGETVDLNNQCVEDGFKVVGWNVESQKSRNHNVLKKRDKGKGIDGEEFCVES; from the exons ATGGAGTTCATTCCACCTGTTTTAATGTCTAATGGTCAAAAGAGAGTAGTTTTCTCCGCTGAGGAGGTTAAGAAGGGCGGTAGTGCATTTTCTCTTCAATTATATGGGTATTTTATTGGAACTTCTATGGATTATAGGGTTGTTAATGCCCATCTAAGGAGAATGTGGTGGAGGTATGACCTTAAAGAAATCATCAAAACAGCTGCAGGATTTTATTTATGCAAATTTAAAAATGAAAAGGGTATGAAGGAGGTTCTTGAGAGTGGTCCATGGTTAGTTAATAATGTTCCTTTTTTTGTGAATCAGTGGGAACCTGGAGTTTGGTTTGAAAAAATTGAACCTGAAAAAGTTCCAATTTGGATTTGTATTCACAATATACCCATTGAACTATGGAGTGGCAGAAGTATAGGTAAACTTGTTAGTGGTATTGGTAGGCCTATGTTGATGGATAAAGTTACTTCAGAGAGATGTTTGAGTAAAAGTGGAAGACTAGGTTTTGCTAGAGTTTTGACTGAAGTCAATGCAGCTGATGACCTTCCTAGCTTTGTCGAATTTTCCTATCCTGTGATTGGTTCTTTTCCAGCCAAAGTGGGTAAACTTGAGGTGACCTATCAATGGAAACCGCCTTTATGCACTCATTGCAAAGTGTTTGGGCACTCttttaatacttgtaaaattaggccTAAAACAGAAGATGAAGTATCTGCACAAGTGTTAAAAGACGCGTTGAAAATCAACAATGATGGTGAAACAGTTGATTTAAATAACCAGTGTGTTGAGGACGGCTTTAAAGTTGTTG GTTGGAATGTGGAGTCCCAGAAAAGTCGAAATCATAATGTTTTAAAGAAAAGAGATAAAGGGAAGGGCATTGATGGTGAAG agtTTTGTGTCGAGAGTTGA
- the LOC139867675 gene encoding uncharacterized protein codes for MAGNGGGNNSSNSNPPSSSSPASHHHNHQAPKILLAKPALVTAAKYNRGPSGTGADDSPASIRSRVSSVGFLNLLSESWDLHTDRFLPFLTDNTDFTVIGVIGPPGVGKSTIMNEIYGFDPSSSGMLPPFSIESLETKAMAKHCTVGIEPRITSERIILLDSQPVFSPSVLAEMIRPDGLSTVSIFGGGEPLPAEMAHELMSIQLGVLLSSICHIILVVSEGVHDNNMWRLMATVDLLKHNIPDPSSLSLSHPQSSNLGSDKDIKDKIQEVGEEYMATPVFVHTKLHEQDMAPHYIVQVNKALNQYFRSSSFNKQKQPNASKENTLVSESTDSDSDPAPLKSFFIPSKSNADYPGTQYESFHSSLWKLRDQVLSMSGPSFSRTVSERDWLKNTGKIWELVKNSSTISDYCRTLQNSGLFRR; via the exons ATGGCGGGCAACGGTGGCGGAAACAACTCCTCAAATTCAAAccctccatcatcatcatcacctgcttctcatcatcataatcatcaagcTCCCAAAATTCTATTAGCCAAACCAGCTCTCGTCACCGCCGCCAAGTACAACCGCGGACCCTCCGGCACCGGCGCCGACGACTCTCCCGCGTCAATCCGTTCTCGCGTCTCCTCCGTCGGTTTCCTCAATTTATTATCAGAATCCTGGGATCTCCACACCGATCGCTTCCTTCCT tTTCTGACAGATAATACTGATTTTACGGTGATCGGAGTTATCGGTCCACCGGGCGTTGGGAAGTCTACTATCATGAATGAGATTTATGGTTTTGATCCTTCTTCATCTG GGATGTTACCTCCATTTTCAATAGAATCATTAGAAACCAAGGCCATGGCAAAACATTGTACGGTTGGTATTGAACCGAGAATAACTTCTGAAAGGATCATACTTCTTGATTCTCAG CCTGTATTTAGTCCGTCGGTTTTGGCGGAGATgattagacctgatggtttatccACGGTTTCAATTTTTGGTGGCGGTGAACCCTTACCAGCTGAGATGGCACATGAACTAATGAGTATACAG CTTGGTGTTCTCTTGAGCTCTATTTGTCACATCATTTTGGTAGTATCCGAAGGGGTTCATGATAACAACATGTGGCGTTTGATGGCAACG GTGGATCTGTTAAAACATAATATACCTGATCCATCCTCGTTGTCCCTTTCACATCCACAAAGCTCCAATTTGGGATCCGATAAAGACATCAAAGATAAAATTCAGGAAGTTGGAGAAGAATACATGGCTACTCCTGTCTTTGTTCATACAAA GCTTCATGAACAAGACATGGCACCCCATTATATTGTGCAAGTGAACAAAGCACTTAATCAGTATTTTCGCTCCAGCTCTTTTAACAAACAAAAACAACCGAATGCATCCAAAGAAAATACTCTAGTTTCCGAAAGTACGGATAGTGATTCTGATCCTGCACCGCTCAAATCGTTTTTTATCCCATCTAAATCGAATGCTGATTATCCAGGAACACAATATGAGAGTTTCCATTCTTCCTTGTGGAAACTACGAGATCAG GTTTTATCAATGAGCGGTCCATCATTTTCAAGAACTGTGTCTGAGAGAGACTGGTTGAAAAACACAGGCAAGATATGGGAACTAGTGAAGAATTCATCAACCATATCCGACTACTGCAGGACGTTACAAAATTCAGGCTTGTTTAGGAGATAG